The following are encoded together in the Aerococcus mictus genome:
- the aroE gene encoding shikimate dehydrogenase, whose product MTERLDGHTLLISLLATPIRHSKSPTMHNEAFAKLKLPYAYLAFEVGNDELADAIQGIRALGIRGSNISMPNKQKVIPLLDELDESAELIGAVNTVTNKDGKGHLVGYNTDGVGAMKALAEEGVEVKDATVTLVGCGGAGTAIAVQGALDGIKELHIFNQDDEFYPNAVSVAERINQKTNCKATVEYLENREALKEAMDKSSIYIDASGVGMHPLENESVITDPSFLREDLVVFDTVYSPAETELLKFAKEHGVKKAINGLGMMLYQGAVAFKHFCGEDMPVEYIHELLFKDN is encoded by the coding sequence ATGACAGAACGTTTAGACGGACATACCTTATTAATTTCCTTATTAGCAACACCTATTAGACATAGTAAATCACCAACGATGCATAACGAAGCCTTTGCCAAGCTAAAACTTCCTTATGCCTATCTTGCTTTTGAAGTAGGAAATGACGAATTAGCCGATGCGATTCAAGGTATCCGGGCTTTAGGGATTCGCGGTTCAAATATTTCTATGCCTAATAAGCAAAAAGTTATTCCTCTCTTAGATGAACTTGATGAAAGTGCTGAATTGATTGGTGCTGTTAATACAGTAACCAATAAAGATGGGAAAGGGCACCTCGTTGGCTATAACACAGATGGTGTTGGAGCGATGAAGGCTTTAGCTGAAGAAGGCGTTGAAGTCAAAGATGCTACAGTAACCTTAGTTGGATGTGGTGGTGCAGGGACAGCTATTGCGGTACAAGGCGCTCTAGATGGAATTAAAGAATTACATATCTTCAACCAAGATGATGAATTCTACCCTAACGCAGTGAGTGTGGCTGAACGAATTAATCAAAAAACGAACTGTAAAGCGACTGTTGAATACTTAGAAAATCGTGAAGCGCTGAAAGAAGCCATGGATAAGAGCAGTATCTATATTGATGCCAGTGGAGTAGGGATGCATCCGCTTGAAAATGAGTCCGTGATTACTGATCCAAGCTTCTTACGTGAAGACTTAGTGGTCTTTGATACTGTTTATTCACCTGCAGAAACAGAATTATTAAAATTTGCCAAGGAACATGGCGTTAAAAAAGCAATCAATGGTTTAGGCATGATGCTTTATCAAGGAGCAGTAGCTTTCAAACACTTCTGTGGTGAAGACATGCCAGTTGAATATATCCACGAATTACTCTTTAAGGATAATTAA
- a CDS encoding LysR family transcriptional regulator, translating to MNLYHLKYFVTLAKYEHYTLAAKELRITQPTLSNAIKSLETELGIQLFEKDGRNVKITRVGNNFLRHVTELLAILDLAITKAEKEGHGEGLVRLNLLRVLSNLVPHLARQFIDQNPEKNISFEFSNAHGLSGEMIKNVQNKKTDLAFCTKINVNDPSLSFVKIAEENIVLITSKDHPLAAKKAVNIFETLAYPQIWFSKKAGMRTIIDKITNDLNIRDSIGISLEVDEDETVAGLVAEGFGIAYIANNKVLNNYPLAILPIKNFDYKRSYYMVYRNDIYHAPVVEDFITYIKEVSL from the coding sequence ATGAATCTTTACCATCTAAAATATTTCGTTACCCTCGCTAAATATGAACACTACACCTTAGCTGCTAAGGAATTACGTATCACTCAGCCCACACTCAGTAATGCTATTAAGTCCTTAGAAACAGAGTTAGGTATTCAACTATTTGAAAAAGACGGTCGTAATGTCAAAATCACACGAGTAGGTAATAACTTTCTTAGACATGTGACTGAATTATTAGCTATTCTTGACTTAGCTATCACCAAGGCAGAAAAGGAGGGCCATGGTGAGGGATTAGTGCGTCTAAATTTACTAAGAGTTCTAAGTAACTTAGTTCCTCATTTAGCAAGACAATTCATTGATCAAAATCCCGAAAAAAATATCAGCTTTGAATTTAGTAATGCTCACGGACTAAGCGGTGAAATGATAAAAAATGTCCAAAATAAAAAGACCGATTTGGCCTTTTGTACAAAGATTAATGTTAATGATCCCAGCCTCTCCTTTGTCAAAATTGCTGAAGAAAATATTGTTCTTATCACATCTAAAGACCATCCCTTAGCCGCAAAAAAAGCGGTCAATATCTTTGAAACTCTAGCCTATCCTCAGATATGGTTCTCTAAAAAAGCAGGGATGCGAACAATTATTGATAAAATTACCAACGATTTAAACATCCGGGATAGTATTGGTATTTCTTTGGAAGTCGATGAGGATGAAACTGTCGCCGGACTGGTCGCAGAAGGATTTGGCATTGCTTATATCGCTAATAATAAGGTATTGAATAACTATCCTTTAGCCATACTCCCAATTAAGAATTTCGACTATAAACGTTCCTACTATATGGTCTACCGCAATGATATTTATCATGCCCCTGTCGTCGAAGATTTTATTACATATATAAAGGAAGTCTCACTATAA
- a CDS encoding FAD-dependent oxidoreductase: protein MGENIQFTPGKYKTKAKGHNSVLDMLVTFSDSAIQTIDIDQSSESEGLSDKVFEIIPQQIVDYQTLNVDTVSGATISSLGIIEGVSEAVKEAAGDQAVEVLKNRPKPVIEKSDESIEKNTDLVVVGGGAAGISAALRASQLGLKVILVEKQSFIGGAISISGGNQVVYGSHLQKDLGVTEDSAEAMVEDFKANGNYENIDELIELLANNVGETTDWLNQDIGVQYDTEEGLHNLPEYAYDRELAYEDGGHGFATTARQALEASDVFVLKETRMKELLLDQADAVSSASVSGDSDSAIPQVVGVKALAEDGTTYILHAKNVILASGGYGNNKELLSEELKEVLYYGPASSTGDAIKVTEAVDAGTRMMNYGKIYPNGIEVSPGRAKSTIGGNIPVLKMNGILVNDQGQRVINERATNHDVLNALMAEDHKILYLLLDAERFAIFQEGVAEGGISKADIDNWLAQDGESTPFFIKRDSLQELEDKLDFPENNLVETVKAFNQAVETKEDPLGREEIFLEEKISNEGPYYLIEQKPRFATTMGGLVVNSRLQVENKDGKVIPGLYAAGEVVGGVMGTDSPSGANNAWALTSGKLAAEAVAE, encoded by the coding sequence ATGGGAGAAAATATTCAATTTACCCCAGGGAAATACAAAACAAAGGCGAAAGGACATAATAGCGTCTTAGATATGCTGGTGACTTTTTCAGATTCAGCGATCCAAACTATAGATATCGATCAGTCATCCGAGTCGGAAGGACTCTCAGATAAGGTCTTTGAAATCATCCCCCAACAAATTGTTGATTACCAAACTTTAAATGTTGATACTGTGTCAGGAGCGACAATTTCTAGTTTGGGAATAATTGAAGGGGTTTCAGAAGCGGTCAAAGAAGCAGCTGGAGACCAGGCTGTGGAAGTCTTAAAAAATCGTCCTAAACCAGTCATTGAAAAATCTGATGAAAGTATCGAAAAAAATACCGACCTGGTCGTTGTTGGTGGGGGAGCAGCCGGTATCAGTGCTGCGCTTAGGGCCTCACAGCTGGGACTTAAAGTTATCCTTGTTGAGAAACAAAGTTTCATCGGTGGAGCCATCTCGATTAGTGGGGGGAATCAAGTCGTTTATGGCTCACATCTACAGAAAGACTTAGGCGTTACTGAAGATAGTGCAGAAGCCATGGTTGAAGATTTTAAAGCCAACGGTAACTATGAAAATATCGACGAATTGATTGAACTTTTGGCCAACAATGTTGGTGAAACCACCGACTGGCTCAATCAAGATATCGGCGTTCAATACGATACCGAAGAAGGACTGCATAACCTACCTGAGTATGCCTATGACCGTGAGCTTGCCTATGAAGACGGTGGTCACGGTTTTGCAACCACTGCCCGTCAAGCCTTAGAAGCTAGTGATGTTTTTGTGCTCAAAGAGACTCGAATGAAAGAACTCTTACTGGATCAAGCCGATGCTGTTTCCTCTGCTTCCGTAAGTGGGGACTCTGACTCTGCCATTCCGCAAGTTGTTGGTGTTAAAGCCCTTGCTGAAGACGGAACTACTTATATTCTTCATGCTAAGAATGTCATTTTAGCTAGCGGAGGCTACGGAAATAACAAAGAGCTTCTCTCTGAAGAATTAAAAGAAGTCCTTTATTATGGCCCCGCATCTTCAACTGGAGATGCGATTAAAGTCACCGAAGCTGTGGATGCTGGGACTAGAATGATGAATTACGGGAAAATTTATCCGAATGGGATCGAAGTTTCTCCGGGACGTGCTAAATCTACTATTGGAGGAAATATTCCGGTCTTAAAAATGAACGGTATCTTAGTTAATGACCAGGGGCAACGGGTGATTAACGAGAGAGCCACTAACCATGACGTTTTAAATGCTTTAATGGCAGAAGACCATAAGATTCTTTATCTCTTACTGGATGCCGAGCGTTTTGCTATTTTCCAAGAGGGAGTGGCTGAAGGTGGGATATCTAAGGCAGATATCGACAATTGGCTGGCCCAAGATGGTGAATCGACTCCCTTCTTCATTAAAAGGGACTCTTTACAGGAGCTTGAAGACAAGCTAGATTTTCCAGAAAATAATTTAGTTGAAACGGTTAAGGCCTTTAACCAAGCTGTCGAAACGAAAGAGGACCCTCTAGGCCGAGAAGAGATATTCTTAGAAGAAAAGATCTCCAATGAAGGCCCTTACTACCTTATTGAACAAAAACCGCGCTTTGCGACCACCATGGGTGGGCTAGTCGTCAACAGTCGACTACAAGTTGAAAATAAGGATGGTAAGGTAATCCCAGGACTTTACGCAGCTGGTGAAGTGGTTGGTGGAGTAATGGGTACCGACTCGCCTTCAGGAGCCAATAATGCCTGGGCCTTAACTTCAGGGAAATTAGCTGCAGAAGCGGTTGCTGAATAA
- a CDS encoding SDR family NAD(P)-dependent oxidoreductase — MFDLSNRVAVVTGGGTGIGKQFATALASQGAKVAILSRRQEVLDEAAKEIAEKTGSEIFPISTDVTDPESIKETHQAILDKFGKVDILVNNAGGGNNAPLAEITDEAWHKTFNLDVDGMMYMTREFGAKMVENGYGRVINIASILGFGGLPELPIIDYAAAKGAVVNFTRAAATEWATTGVTVNAIAPGFFASEANNPEAMEAMSDFIEVRTPMKRPGKPGELASAVVFLAADESTYVTGQIVGVDGGWTAI, encoded by the coding sequence ATGTTTGATTTATCCAATCGTGTGGCCGTGGTGACTGGAGGTGGAACTGGAATTGGCAAGCAATTTGCGACCGCCTTGGCTAGTCAAGGGGCCAAAGTGGCTATCTTATCTAGACGTCAAGAAGTGCTCGACGAAGCCGCTAAAGAAATTGCAGAAAAGACCGGTTCTGAAATCTTCCCGATTTCAACCGATGTGACCGATCCTGAATCGATCAAGGAAACCCACCAAGCTATCTTAGATAAGTTTGGCAAGGTAGATATCTTAGTCAACAATGCGGGTGGCGGGAATAACGCGCCCCTGGCTGAAATTACCGATGAGGCTTGGCACAAGACCTTCAATTTGGATGTGGACGGGATGATGTACATGACCCGCGAATTTGGAGCCAAGATGGTGGAAAATGGCTACGGCCGTGTGATCAACATTGCCTCCATTCTCGGCTTTGGTGGCTTACCCGAGCTTCCGATTATTGACTATGCGGCGGCTAAGGGTGCGGTGGTTAACTTCACTCGGGCAGCGGCAACGGAATGGGCCACTACTGGTGTGACGGTTAACGCCATCGCCCCTGGTTTCTTCGCTTCTGAAGCCAACAATCCTGAGGCCATGGAGGCCATGAGTGACTTTATTGAAGTCAGAACCCCAATGAAGCGTCCAGGTAAACCTGGGGAATTAGCTAGTGCGGTGGTCTTCTTAGCAGCCGACGAATCCACTTATGTCACTGGTCAAATTGTTGGTGTTGATGGGGGCTGGACAGCGATTTAA
- a CDS encoding FMN-binding protein: protein MLKDGVYTETEKGQMSDVTVEVTLGNNTIETVKILEENETPGIGDIALERIPQAIIEKQSVEIDTVSGATVTSQAILSAVKKVLEKANE from the coding sequence ATGCTAAAAGATGGAGTTTATACTGAAACCGAGAAAGGTCAAATGAGTGATGTTACTGTAGAGGTGACCTTAGGCAATAATACAATTGAAACAGTTAAAATTCTAGAAGAAAATGAAACGCCGGGAATTGGAGATATTGCTTTAGAAAGAATTCCTCAAGCTATTATCGAAAAACAGTCCGTTGAAATCGATACTGTCTCGGGAGCAACAGTAACTTCTCAGGCCATTCTTTCTGCTGTAAAAAAAGTGTTAGAAAAAGCAAATGAATAG
- a CDS encoding FAD-dependent oxidoreductase yields METKVVSDQGEAINETYDTDILVVGGGISGLAAAVEAGHQEGVEVLLVESNAYCGGNGMGVEGMLGVDSVMQKEADIHLDPVELIGYEHQQAQYTPNGSLWLDLIYNSAENVQWCLDQGVEYDKVDDYHGTCVAPTFHWFKGGVASKGYVPQMKKRAEELGVKFLLETPVTGLIEEDGKVVGAYSKTKNKNIKINAKAVILATGGIGGDKDLVHRAGWKLENTVLTGMPSVKGDGYKLAMSAGAMDTITNSCQLIVNYIQALPYEGVYPHYDLLNGMMGLPAGGPFLWVNQDGDRFVNENIRQTNIMLQSLAINSNKVAYMIFDQEIYDNFTKDIENAKEVLEKAVEENKGNSLYKADTFEELAEKVGLPKEEFLRTVDHYNEMAAEGRDIDFGKETDKLIPINKAPYYIARLDFNYIVGIGGIGSNKWFEVIDDQFDPIPGLYVAGMDTAMQYHDVYTINVGGSACAHNVNSGRTAVKSAKQYIDSL; encoded by the coding sequence ATGGAGACGAAAGTGGTAAGTGACCAAGGAGAAGCGATCAATGAAACCTATGATACCGATATCTTGGTGGTCGGCGGAGGAATTTCTGGTTTAGCTGCTGCAGTAGAGGCAGGGCATCAAGAGGGCGTTGAAGTCCTTTTAGTTGAATCTAACGCTTATTGCGGTGGGAATGGAATGGGCGTTGAAGGGATGCTCGGTGTGGACTCAGTTATGCAAAAAGAAGCTGATATCCATTTGGATCCAGTTGAATTGATCGGCTATGAACATCAACAAGCCCAATATACCCCAAACGGGTCTTTATGGTTGGATTTAATATATAACTCAGCAGAAAATGTGCAGTGGTGTCTTGATCAAGGAGTGGAATATGATAAGGTAGATGACTATCATGGTACCTGTGTAGCGCCAACTTTCCACTGGTTTAAGGGTGGCGTTGCTTCCAAGGGCTATGTTCCGCAAATGAAGAAAAGAGCTGAGGAATTAGGTGTGAAATTCTTATTAGAAACTCCAGTTACTGGTCTAATCGAGGAAGATGGAAAAGTAGTAGGTGCCTATTCAAAAACTAAAAATAAAAATATTAAAATTAATGCAAAGGCTGTCATACTGGCAACTGGTGGTATCGGCGGTGATAAGGACTTAGTTCATCGTGCTGGTTGGAAGTTAGAAAATACGGTATTGACAGGTATGCCTAGCGTTAAAGGTGATGGTTATAAATTAGCTATGAGCGCAGGCGCTATGGATACCATTACCAACTCGTGTCAGTTGATTGTGAATTATATTCAAGCTTTGCCTTATGAAGGGGTTTACCCACACTATGATCTATTGAATGGAATGATGGGTCTACCTGCCGGAGGGCCGTTCTTATGGGTAAATCAAGATGGCGATCGCTTTGTTAATGAAAATATTCGTCAAACCAATATTATGTTACAGTCATTAGCCATTAACAGTAATAAAGTGGCATATATGATTTTTGATCAAGAAATCTATGACAATTTTACGAAAGATATCGAAAATGCTAAAGAAGTTTTAGAAAAAGCTGTTGAAGAAAATAAGGGGAATTCTTTATATAAAGCAGATACCTTTGAAGAATTAGCAGAAAAGGTTGGCTTACCTAAGGAAGAATTCTTAAGAACTGTTGATCATTACAATGAAATGGCTGCAGAAGGAAGAGATATTGATTTTGGTAAAGAAACAGATAAGTTAATACCAATAAATAAGGCGCCATATTATATTGCTCGGTTAGACTTTAACTATATCGTTGGTATTGGTGGGATCGGTAGCAATAAGTGGTTTGAGGTAATTGATGATCAATTTGATCCAATTCCTGGCCTATACGTAGCAGGAATGGATACAGCAATGCAATATCATGACGTCTATACCATTAATGTCGGTGGATCAGCTTGTGCCCATAATGTTAACTCAGGCCGTACCGCTGTTAAGAGTGCTAAACAATATATTGATTCTTTATAA
- a CDS encoding TetR/AcrR family transcriptional regulator: MNTRLYLFSRFEDYLDDTYQDATVKSFCEFSNISRTTFYRFFQNIDDLVISFYQYQADIIFLNSKEMTYYEIMYLHGELLLKDKYRAMILNYYKHNPNDFIRYVSDNFFSFSEKYYYNHHHEKLSETQLFALKIYVKGAAYIILEILLDNLDYQLDDLNTKLDIVKPDFLNID; the protein is encoded by the coding sequence ATGAACACGCGCCTATATCTATTTAGTCGTTTTGAAGATTATTTAGACGATACTTACCAGGATGCTACTGTAAAGTCTTTTTGTGAATTCTCAAACATATCAAGAACAACATTCTATCGCTTTTTTCAAAATATTGATGATTTGGTTATTTCTTTTTATCAATATCAGGCAGATATTATTTTCCTTAATTCAAAAGAGATGACATATTATGAAATCATGTATTTACATGGTGAATTATTATTAAAGGATAAGTATCGTGCTATGATCTTAAATTATTACAAGCACAACCCCAATGACTTTATTAGATATGTATCTGATAATTTCTTCTCTTTTAGTGAGAAGTACTATTATAATCATCATCATGAAAAGTTAAGTGAAACACAGTTATTTGCTCTTAAAATTTATGTAAAAGGTGCCGCTTATATTATTTTAGAAATTCTATTGGATAACTTAGATTATCAATTAGATGATTTAAACACTAAATTAGATATAGTAAAACCCGATTTTTTAAATATTGATTAA
- a CDS encoding CHAP domain-containing protein yields the protein MVTAQQVLKTAQKYLGMTMGSTSHRAMVDRYNRVLPRPVGYVAKYSDDWCDIFVTAVGDEAGATDLIGRECGVQRHIHVFAGLGIWLGQVYPQAGDIVCFDWDGGGFADHIGFVEAVTGSTITTIEGNASRRVARNRFAWNDWQIKGYARPKYGRVRKGADKTVDQLAQEVLDRQWGNGADRKQRLESAGYDYQLVQDRVNQLVAQRNLGEGKTESVEVGASVRVADWATHWQTGQKIADWVKGQVFAVMARKPIDHPQSDWAYLLSNRGVAIGWLLSQDVAA from the coding sequence ATGGTTACCGCCCAGCAAGTGCTTAAAACGGCGCAAAAGTACCTGGGCATGACCATGGGGTCGACGTCCCATCGTGCTATGGTGGACCGCTATAACCGGGTCCTGCCCCGGCCGGTAGGGTATGTGGCCAAGTATAGTGACGACTGGTGTGATATTTTTGTAACGGCAGTCGGGGATGAAGCGGGAGCGACAGATTTGATTGGACGGGAATGCGGGGTTCAGCGCCATATTCATGTCTTTGCCGGCCTTGGCATCTGGCTGGGCCAGGTTTATCCCCAAGCCGGAGACATTGTTTGCTTTGACTGGGATGGAGGTGGATTTGCTGATCATATTGGTTTTGTCGAGGCCGTGACCGGGTCGACCATTACCACCATTGAGGGTAATGCCAGTCGCCGGGTGGCCAGGAACCGCTTTGCCTGGAATGATTGGCAGATCAAGGGCTATGCCCGGCCTAAGTATGGAAGGGTCAGGAAGGGGGCCGATAAAACCGTCGACCAGTTGGCTCAAGAAGTCCTGGACCGCCAGTGGGGTAACGGGGCTGACCGGAAACAGCGCTTAGAGTCCGCAGGTTATGATTACCAGCTGGTCCAAGACCGGGTCAACCAGCTCGTGGCTCAGCGTAACCTTGGTGAAGGCAAGACTGAGTCGGTGGAGGTTGGGGCTTCCGTTCGAGTCGCTGATTGGGCGACCCACTGGCAAACCGGGCAAAAAATCGCTGACTGGGTCAAGGGCCAGGTCTTTGCCGTGATGGCGCGTAAGCCGATCGACCACCCGCAGAGTGACTGGGCTTACTTGTTAAGTAACCGGGGAGTTGCCATTGGCTGGCTCTTAAGTCAGGATGTCGCGGCGTAG
- a CDS encoding phage holin: MLLSNQTYDRLKWVALVLMPALAVLVKGLGQAYGFVGTDTVVVTLNLLAIFLGSLLQLSSEDYHKGGGGYGYRPASA, encoded by the coding sequence ATGCTTTTGAGTAATCAGACCTATGACCGCTTAAAGTGGGTCGCCTTGGTCTTGATGCCGGCCTTGGCGGTTTTAGTCAAGGGACTGGGCCAGGCCTATGGTTTTGTGGGAACGGATACAGTAGTCGTGACCTTGAATTTACTGGCGATCTTCTTGGGATCGCTCTTGCAATTGTCTAGTGAGGACTACCATAAGGGAGGTGGGGGCTATGGTTACCGCCCAGCAAGTGCTTAA
- a CDS encoding DUF2922 domain-containing protein: MQETLNLELLFKTEEGKTKKVTIKEPKEDVSSEVAQAALAAIVGADIFFNEDGLDPYAQATGARYVRRAVQDIYQVQA, encoded by the coding sequence ATGCAAGAAACTTTAAACTTAGAACTCTTATTCAAGACTGAAGAGGGAAAAACTAAGAAAGTAACCATTAAAGAACCCAAAGAAGATGTTTCTAGCGAAGTGGCCCAAGCGGCCTTAGCGGCTATTGTAGGTGCCGACATTTTCTTCAATGAAGATGGCCTGGACCCTTATGCCCAAGCGACCGGCGCTCGTTATGTCCGCCGCGCGGTCCAAGACATCTACCAAGTCCAAGCCTAA
- a CDS encoding DUF1659 domain-containing protein — protein sequence MQEFIDNKLVVKVTNFETDTEIKTTFKDLVEEPALEAVFAVRDAVASLAKDPVTEVESICRHIYV from the coding sequence ATGCAAGAATTTATCGACAACAAGTTAGTGGTTAAGGTGACCAACTTTGAAACGGACACAGAAATCAAGACTACCTTCAAAGACCTGGTGGAAGAACCTGCCTTAGAAGCTGTCTTTGCGGTCCGGGATGCGGTGGCGAGTCTGGCTAAGGACCCCGTAACCGAAGTGGAAAGCATCTGCCGCCACATCTATGTCTAA